GGCTGGGCCGGCCGGGCCGATTCGGCGGCCTGGGCCGCCGGGGCGGCGCTGGTGAGCCTTTCGCCGGTCTCGTAGCGGGAGATGTCGTCGCCTGGCGCCGCGATGACGGCGATGACCGTGCCCACCTCTACCGTCTCGCCCTCCGGCACCAGGATTTTGCGGAACACGCCCGAGTCGAAAGCCTCGATCTCGATGTTCGCCTTGTCCGTCTCGATCTCGGCGATGATTTCGCCACGCTCGACCTGATCACCCTCCCTTTTGAGCCAGCGGAGGACAGTGCCCTCCTTCATGTCGGCGCCCATCTGGGGCATGACGACTTCGCTGATCATGAGACGCCTCGAGAGGACGGCGGAAGCGCGAAGGAGGACTCAGGACACAGCCCGCCTGCTTCCTGTTCCCTGACTCCTGT
This window of the Dehalococcoidia bacterium genome carries:
- a CDS encoding biotin/lipoyl-containing protein, with protein sequence MISEVVMPQMGADMKEGTVLRWLKREGDQVERGEIIAEIETDKANIEIEAFDSGVFRKILVPEGETVEVGTVIAVIAAPGDDISRYETGERLTSAAPAAQAAESARPAQP